One Halodesulfovibrio sp. DNA window includes the following coding sequences:
- the dnaE gene encoding DNA polymerase III subunit alpha, producing MSDFVHLHCHTEYSLLDGAIRLEDLCQKASEFNMPAVAITDHGNMYGAVYFYLMAKKAGIKPIIGCEVYVSHGDHTEKTGEMAKKRYHLVLLAKNEEGYKNLCEIVTEGCINGFHYKPRVSKEILRKFSDNLIALSACLAGEVPRYLLNNTMDEAEEIAREYAEIFPDRFYLELQSNGLKEQDELNDKLIELSKRTGLPLVATNDCHYLNASDVEAHDTLLCIQTGAKVQDERRMRFDTTELYYKSPEEMKAAFSHVPEAISNTVKIADEIDINLTLGEYYFPEYELPEGVSMAEEFSRMCREGLQKRIDTIPYSIDEKVYWDRLELELKVINDMGFPAYFLIVQDFINWAKDNGIPVGPGRGSAAGSIVAWALRITNLDPIPYDLLFERFLNVERVSMPDIDVDFCERRRGEVIRYTMERYGENKVAQITTFGKMKAKAVIRDVARAQGLTFQEGDKISKLIPDEMKMTIQKALVAEPELADLYRNDPTVTKLIDISQRLEGLCRHASTHAAGVVISDKPMVEYLPLYRDKKGGRVTQFDMKKVEEVGLVKFDFLGLRTMTVIQDAVDNIGFAGKPQPDLDTLPFTDEPTYELYQRGDTDGIFQVESSGMRTYLRMLKPSCFDDIIAMLALYRPGPLNSGMVDEFIKRKHGEVPVVYPLPSLEDCLKPTYGVIVYQEQVMQIAQIVGNYTLGGADLLRRAMGKKNADAMAQERTKFVAGAAENDIPKEKAEEIFDLMEQFAAYGFNKSHSAAYALISYWTAYLKVHYPVEFMAALMTSEMGNQDKVLKYVAACRDMDVAVKQATVQASRRQFTVHNGEVIFGLGAIKTVGDEAIREIVEAREQDGEFQSMLDLTCRVNLRKVTKRVLENLIKGGAMDCFGVSRRGMLAALDSVVAKAQKKAKDKDSNQVSLFTMISEEPKVIGGIGFDCEEQTLEEFDDEQKLRFEKDALGFYLTSHPLQPFRRELHRLHLQPLEEAVDLDQGGEIKCAILVTAIKEHITKKGSKMAFVDIEDLTASGELVVFPEAYAEGKELLYSEQPLLLTARISDQQNNEDSDDEDAVKEIKLLCEKVESLTEACQCNLEPTTIEIPHGKLCQQAIAELKELLIKHNGPVPVYVRAMINDSDAIFSLDEAYSIHPGPQFEKDFTNWKGVTHG from the coding sequence ATGTCAGATTTTGTACATTTACACTGTCATACAGAATACAGCCTTCTTGATGGCGCTATCCGTTTAGAAGACCTTTGTCAAAAGGCTTCTGAGTTTAACATGCCTGCCGTAGCCATTACTGACCACGGTAATATGTACGGTGCCGTCTATTTTTATCTCATGGCAAAAAAAGCCGGAATCAAGCCAATCATCGGGTGTGAGGTGTATGTATCGCACGGAGATCATACAGAAAAAACCGGTGAAATGGCTAAAAAGCGCTACCACTTGGTTTTGCTTGCCAAAAACGAAGAAGGCTACAAAAACCTTTGTGAGATTGTTACAGAAGGCTGCATTAACGGCTTCCACTACAAGCCGCGTGTAAGCAAAGAAATTTTACGCAAATTCAGCGACAACCTTATCGCTCTGTCCGCATGTCTCGCTGGCGAAGTTCCACGCTACCTGCTGAACAACACCATGGACGAAGCTGAAGAAATTGCACGCGAGTATGCAGAAATTTTCCCTGACAGATTCTACCTTGAGCTTCAGTCAAACGGCTTGAAAGAGCAGGATGAGCTGAACGACAAACTTATAGAACTTTCCAAGCGCACAGGTTTACCGCTTGTTGCAACTAACGACTGCCACTACCTGAATGCTTCCGATGTTGAAGCGCACGACACCCTGCTTTGTATCCAGACCGGTGCAAAGGTTCAGGATGAACGCCGCATGCGCTTTGATACCACAGAGTTATACTACAAATCGCCTGAAGAAATGAAAGCCGCATTTTCACACGTACCGGAAGCTATTTCCAACACGGTAAAAATTGCGGATGAAATTGATATCAACCTCACTCTCGGTGAATACTACTTCCCTGAATATGAACTTCCTGAAGGCGTCAGCATGGCTGAAGAATTCAGTCGCATGTGCCGCGAAGGTCTGCAAAAGCGCATTGATACCATTCCGTACAGTATCGATGAAAAAGTCTATTGGGACAGGCTTGAGCTTGAACTTAAAGTTATTAATGACATGGGCTTCCCTGCCTACTTCCTCATTGTTCAGGACTTTATTAACTGGGCGAAAGATAACGGCATTCCAGTAGGTCCTGGGCGTGGTTCTGCTGCGGGTTCCATTGTTGCATGGGCTTTGCGCATCACCAACCTTGACCCGATTCCGTATGACTTACTCTTTGAACGATTCCTGAACGTTGAACGTGTATCCATGCCGGATATCGACGTTGACTTCTGTGAACGACGCCGAGGGGAAGTTATCCGTTATACCATGGAGCGGTATGGGGAAAACAAGGTAGCGCAGATTACTACCTTCGGTAAAATGAAGGCGAAAGCGGTAATTCGAGACGTTGCCCGTGCTCAGGGGCTCACATTTCAGGAAGGCGATAAGATTTCGAAACTTATCCCTGATGAAATGAAAATGACCATTCAAAAAGCGCTGGTTGCAGAGCCGGAGCTTGCAGACCTGTATCGCAACGACCCTACTGTCACCAAACTTATTGATATTTCACAGCGTCTGGAAGGGCTTTGCCGCCATGCATCTACGCATGCTGCGGGTGTTGTTATTTCAGACAAACCTATGGTGGAATACCTGCCACTGTACCGAGATAAAAAAGGCGGCAGGGTAACGCAGTTCGACATGAAAAAAGTCGAAGAAGTCGGTCTTGTAAAATTTGACTTCCTCGGTCTGCGCACCATGACGGTTATTCAGGATGCCGTTGACAACATCGGCTTTGCAGGAAAGCCACAGCCGGATTTAGACACACTGCCATTTACCGATGAGCCTACATACGAGCTGTATCAACGTGGCGACACGGACGGTATTTTTCAGGTTGAATCTTCCGGCATGCGTACCTACCTCCGTATGCTCAAGCCGAGTTGTTTTGATGACATCATCGCTATGCTTGCCCTCTACCGTCCGGGTCCTTTGAACTCCGGTATGGTTGATGAATTCATTAAGCGTAAACACGGCGAAGTGCCTGTTGTATACCCTCTGCCATCTCTTGAAGACTGCCTGAAACCGACATACGGAGTTATCGTATATCAGGAACAGGTAATGCAGATTGCCCAGATTGTCGGCAACTATACCCTTGGTGGTGCGGATTTGCTCCGCCGAGCAATGGGTAAAAAGAATGCCGACGCAATGGCACAGGAACGTACTAAATTTGTTGCCGGTGCAGCAGAAAACGACATTCCGAAAGAAAAAGCCGAAGAAATTTTCGACTTAATGGAACAGTTCGCAGCCTACGGTTTTAACAAATCTCACTCCGCTGCCTACGCTCTTATCTCATATTGGACTGCGTACCTTAAAGTACATTATCCTGTAGAATTCATGGCTGCCCTCATGACATCTGAAATGGGTAACCAAGATAAAGTTCTTAAATATGTTGCCGCATGTCGTGACATGGACGTTGCAGTTAAGCAGGCAACCGTTCAGGCATCACGCAGACAATTCACTGTGCACAATGGCGAAGTAATTTTTGGTCTGGGCGCAATTAAAACAGTAGGTGATGAGGCAATCCGTGAAATTGTGGAAGCACGCGAGCAAGACGGTGAATTTCAATCTATGCTCGATCTCACCTGCCGCGTAAACCTTCGCAAGGTAACCAAGCGAGTTCTGGAAAACTTGATTAAAGGCGGCGCGATGGACTGCTTCGGTGTTTCTCGCCGAGGAATGCTTGCCGCACTTGATAGCGTTGTCGCCAAGGCACAAAAAAAAGCAAAAGACAAAGATTCTAACCAAGTTTCTTTATTCACCATGATTTCCGAAGAACCAAAAGTTATTGGTGGAATTGGATTTGATTGTGAAGAGCAGACACTCGAAGAATTTGATGACGAACAAAAGCTGCGATTTGAAAAAGACGCTCTCGGCTTCTATTTGACAAGTCACCCGCTGCAACCATTCCGCCGCGAGCTACATCGTCTGCACCTGCAACCACTTGAAGAAGCGGTTGATCTCGATCAAGGTGGAGAAATCAAATGCGCTATTCTGGTAACTGCAATTAAAGAGCATATTACCAAGAAAGGCAGCAAAATGGCGTTTGTGGATATCGAAGACCTGACCGCTTCCGGCGAACTTGTCGTATTTCCAGAAGCGTATGCAGAGGGAAAAGAGCTGCTCTACAGTGAACAACCTTTGCTGCTTACCGCACGCATCAGTGACCAGCAAAACAATGAAGATTCTGATGACGAAGACGCAGTAAAAGAGATTAAACTGCTGTGCGAAAAGGTAGAATCACTCACTGAGGCATGTCAGTGCAACCTTGAGCCGACAACTATCGAAATTCCGCACGGAAAGCTGTGTCAGCAGGCAATCGCCGAACTTAAAGAGCTTTTAATAAAACACAATGGTCCTGTACCTGTTTACGTACGTGCCATGATTAATGATTCTGATGCAATTTTTAGTCTGGATGAAGCGTACTCTATTCATCCGGGTCCTCAATTTGAAAAAGACTTCACCAACTGGAAAGGAGTAACACATGGCTAA
- a CDS encoding HD domain-containing protein, which yields MLSELSPYLEWFAQYVERYTQQSSNEQQYIDLKRDHTLRVLDNAAQIAATLSLDSDLRKAALLGALFHDVGRFEQYKVYKTYSDRNSVNHGLLGCRILRHENVLAGESREMQQAVRAVVALHNKFSLPAMLPNHIRVATTIVRDSDKLDIFPVLVSNFTHDGSKSDVVTLGLKDGAELYTPQILHNVLHGEPVRYVDMQYVNDFKLLLSSWVFGLEYRTAMQLMHERGVMEQLLETLPALPEMADVKNVVREEIQRVLKTNSEKKGK from the coding sequence ATGCTCTCGGAACTTTCGCCGTATCTCGAATGGTTTGCGCAATATGTTGAGCGGTACACTCAGCAAAGCAGTAATGAGCAGCAATATATTGATTTAAAACGTGACCATACGTTGCGTGTTCTTGATAATGCAGCACAGATAGCAGCGACGCTTTCCTTGGACTCAGATCTGCGGAAAGCTGCATTGCTTGGTGCGCTTTTTCATGATGTAGGGCGCTTCGAGCAGTACAAGGTTTACAAAACATACAGTGATCGAAACTCTGTTAATCACGGGCTGCTTGGATGTCGCATATTGCGCCATGAAAATGTGCTTGCCGGTGAGTCAAGAGAGATGCAGCAAGCAGTGCGGGCAGTAGTTGCTTTGCATAATAAATTTTCATTACCTGCAATGCTGCCTAACCATATCCGCGTTGCTACAACCATTGTCCGTGACAGCGATAAATTGGATATTTTTCCTGTGCTTGTTTCGAATTTTACACATGACGGATCAAAAAGTGATGTTGTAACGCTTGGTCTTAAAGATGGTGCAGAATTATACACACCTCAAATTTTACATAACGTTCTGCATGGTGAACCTGTTCGATATGTAGACATGCAGTATGTGAATGACTTTAAGCTGCTGCTTTCAAGTTGGGTTTTCGGTCTGGAGTATCGCACAGCTATGCAGTTGATGCATGAGCGTGGTGTCATGGAGCAGTTGTTGGAGACGCTGCCTGCATTACCGGAGATGGCTGACGTGAAAAATGTTGTTCGTGAAGAAATACAGCGTGTGCTGAAAACCAATTCTGAAAAGAAGGGTAAATAG
- a CDS encoding class I SAM-dependent methyltransferase encodes MKSFLWKKLITSTVTQAVALTQSTGAKRVLVLGENTDSLQSALAESVNQIESIDINTLYSIFSYSQENPKAPVPTLSVADGTYDLCIVSFSLHQFEPETAERIVRECLRIAPKALLIDFALAERNIELPSQYICSLAEQFFHGGHWDIYQHYVRVGALHGIAHRAEASELANVTVWGGGVRLLLIG; translated from the coding sequence ATGAAGTCTTTTTTGTGGAAGAAGCTTATCACAAGCACTGTAACGCAGGCAGTAGCTTTGACGCAGAGCACTGGTGCAAAACGAGTATTGGTTCTCGGAGAGAATACTGATTCGTTGCAATCTGCCTTAGCGGAGTCTGTTAATCAGATTGAATCAATCGATATCAATACGCTGTATTCTATTTTTTCTTATTCACAAGAAAACCCTAAAGCCCCAGTCCCAACCTTATCAGTCGCAGACGGAACCTACGATCTTTGTATTGTCAGCTTTTCCTTACATCAATTCGAACCTGAAACAGCAGAGCGTATTGTTCGAGAATGTTTGCGTATTGCTCCTAAGGCATTGCTGATTGATTTTGCTCTTGCAGAACGCAATATAGAGCTCCCCTCCCAATATATTTGCTCCCTTGCAGAACAGTTTTTTCATGGTGGGCATTGGGATATTTATCAACACTATGTGCGAGTAGGGGCACTGCATGGCATTGCACATCGTGCTGAGGCTAGTGAACTTGCAAATGTGACAGTGTGGGGCGGTGGTGTACGGTTATTGCTCATTGGCTAG
- a CDS encoding alkyl sulfatase dimerization domain-containing protein, translating into MNGIRLTLFLWLMLAAFALPSFAAVSPNPATKATIEQNSSWLKILPFADEQDFKDAAKGLIAPLPDNGIIKNAKGRAVWDMQAFQFILKQKKSPDTVNPSLWRQMHLVMQGGLFKVTDRLYQIRNADLSNMTIVEGDTGIIVIDPLISAETAKAALDLYYAHRPKKPIVAVFYSHSHVDHFGGVRGIIDEKEVKDGKIKIVAPEGFTEAAVSENVYAGNAMSRRATYMYGNLLPPSPQGQVGAGLGTTTSTGTVTLILPTDLIRKTGQKMHIDGLDFEFLMAPGSEAPAEMHWYIKQLKAISAAENCTHTLHNTYTLRGAKVRNPLAWSRYLDETIQMWGKNAEVLYGMHHWPVWGNKAVIENLTLGRDGYRYINDQTLRLANMGYTPDQIAEQVHFPEKLAKHWAMRGYYGTLYHNVKATYVFYLGWFDGNPSTLHVLPPVEASQKYVEYMGGAKEILTKARKAYEKGEYRWVAEVGNHVVFADPSNKDARMLVADALEQLGYQSESGPWRNFYLTGAQELRNGIEELPAPQTASPDILLAMDTTMLLDYIAIRINPEKAVGNDMTINLKLTDTSENYVLDLHNAALSNHKGLVENADLTLEIPRTLLNQIFLKQTTLKQAVKDKKATVKGDQQKLEKLLGMLDTFKFWFNIVTPNAPLTKQ; encoded by the coding sequence ATGAATGGAATCAGACTCACTCTTTTCCTCTGGTTAATGCTTGCTGCATTCGCGCTTCCTTCCTTTGCAGCAGTTTCACCAAACCCTGCCACCAAGGCAACAATCGAACAAAACTCCAGTTGGTTAAAAATTCTTCCTTTTGCCGATGAACAAGACTTTAAGGACGCTGCGAAAGGGCTTATTGCTCCCCTTCCCGACAACGGCATCATCAAAAACGCTAAAGGGCGTGCCGTGTGGGATATGCAAGCATTCCAATTCATCCTAAAGCAAAAAAAATCACCCGACACCGTTAATCCTAGTCTCTGGCGACAGATGCATCTGGTAATGCAAGGTGGACTATTCAAAGTCACAGACAGGCTCTATCAAATTCGTAATGCAGACCTTTCTAACATGACCATTGTCGAAGGCGATACAGGCATTATTGTCATCGACCCACTTATTTCCGCTGAAACGGCCAAAGCTGCGCTCGATCTTTACTACGCACATCGCCCTAAAAAACCTATTGTCGCTGTTTTCTATTCGCATAGTCATGTCGACCATTTTGGCGGAGTGCGCGGGATCATTGATGAAAAAGAGGTGAAGGACGGGAAGATAAAAATAGTTGCTCCAGAAGGCTTTACCGAAGCAGCCGTATCCGAAAACGTCTATGCAGGAAACGCCATGAGCCGCCGAGCAACCTACATGTATGGCAACCTCCTTCCTCCATCACCACAGGGACAAGTGGGGGCAGGACTCGGCACAACAACATCAACAGGAACTGTTACCCTTATTCTTCCAACAGACCTTATACGCAAAACAGGTCAAAAAATGCATATTGATGGTTTGGACTTTGAATTCCTCATGGCACCGGGTTCAGAAGCTCCGGCAGAAATGCATTGGTACATTAAGCAACTTAAAGCAATTTCCGCAGCAGAAAATTGCACACATACGCTCCACAATACATACACGCTACGCGGCGCTAAAGTACGTAACCCGCTGGCATGGTCACGTTATCTTGATGAAACAATTCAAATGTGGGGCAAAAATGCAGAAGTCCTTTACGGTATGCATCACTGGCCAGTATGGGGCAACAAGGCGGTTATAGAAAACCTCACATTAGGGCGTGACGGCTATCGGTATATTAATGACCAAACCTTACGCCTTGCCAACATGGGCTACACGCCAGATCAAATTGCCGAGCAAGTTCATTTTCCAGAGAAGCTAGCCAAGCACTGGGCTATGCGTGGGTACTATGGCACGCTCTACCATAACGTAAAAGCCACATACGTTTTTTATCTAGGGTGGTTTGATGGCAACCCGTCTACACTTCACGTTCTCCCGCCAGTAGAAGCTTCCCAAAAATATGTTGAATACATGGGCGGAGCAAAAGAGATTCTTACCAAGGCACGCAAGGCGTATGAGAAAGGCGAATATCGCTGGGTAGCAGAAGTCGGCAACCATGTTGTGTTTGCAGATCCATCCAACAAAGATGCACGAATGCTTGTTGCCGATGCTCTCGAGCAGCTTGGGTATCAGTCAGAGTCCGGTCCATGGAGAAACTTCTATTTAACTGGCGCTCAAGAGTTGCGAAACGGTATTGAGGAATTGCCAGCACCGCAAACAGCATCACCAGATATCCTATTAGCAATGGATACCACAATGCTGTTGGACTATATTGCAATTCGTATCAATCCAGAAAAAGCAGTCGGCAACGATATGACAATCAATTTGAAGCTCACTGACACTTCTGAAAATTACGTTCTGGACTTACACAACGCAGCGCTCTCCAACCACAAAGGCTTAGTTGAAAATGCCGATCTAACGCTTGAAATACCGCGCACCCTGCTTAATCAGATATTCCTGAAACAAACGACTCTCAAACAAGCTGTTAAGGATAAAAAAGCTACTGTGAAGGGCGATCAACAGAAATTGGAAAAGCTGTTAGGAATGCTGGATACGTTCAAATTCTGGTTTAATATAGTAACACCAAACGCTCCGCTAACGAAGCAATAG
- a CDS encoding HAD-IA family hydrolase, producing the protein MIHSLKAVVFDFDGTLAIPTIDFNEMKRKAYEAVREVYPALPDMNDSPLLEWLDMTKGQVPTDQFFLIDSIDTAAINAARDVELEAAARSDVFSWVRQLLSELLKRDITPCIITRNCTEAVRIVFPDVDKYCPVILTRDDVPVVKPDPDHLHRALALAGCSPTEALMTGDHLMDVHTGKAAGTLTAGVCSGEATREEFEAIRPDFIATDCWDLFLQITP; encoded by the coding sequence ATGATACATTCACTAAAAGCCGTTGTTTTTGATTTTGACGGGACACTTGCAATTCCCACCATTGATTTCAATGAAATGAAACGAAAAGCATATGAAGCCGTTAGAGAAGTATACCCTGCGCTTCCAGATATGAATGACTCTCCTCTGCTCGAATGGCTGGATATGACCAAGGGACAAGTTCCAACTGACCAGTTTTTTCTCATAGATTCCATCGACACAGCAGCCATAAACGCTGCAAGAGATGTAGAACTTGAGGCAGCAGCGCGCAGTGATGTGTTTTCATGGGTGCGCCAGCTTCTTTCCGAATTACTTAAGCGCGATATCACACCGTGTATTATCACCCGAAACTGCACAGAAGCTGTTCGTATTGTTTTTCCCGATGTCGATAAATACTGTCCGGTAATTCTCACCCGCGATGATGTTCCCGTTGTTAAACCTGATCCCGATCACCTGCACAGAGCGCTTGCTCTAGCCGGATGCAGCCCAACTGAAGCGCTTATGACCGGTGACCATCTAATGGATGTCCATACAGGAAAAGCAGCAGGGACGCTTACTGCCGGAGTATGCAGCGGCGAGGCAACACGCGAGGAATTTGAGGCAATACGTCCTGACTTTATCGCAACAGATTGCTGGGATCTATTTTTACAGATAACGCCTTAA
- the fsa gene encoding fructose-6-phosphate aldolase has product MEFFIDTASIDDIKTASEQGLIDGVTTNPTLLSREGGDWRVRAKEILEVVDGPVSLEVVAEDAAGMIAQAHDLKKMGDNVVVKIPMTSEGLKAVKALSAEGIHTNVTLVFSPLQALLAAKAGGTYVSPFIGRLDAIGDSGMNLVEEIRTIFDNYGYTTKILVASVRHPMHVLDAALVGADVATVPFAVLQQFVQHPLTDKGLESFLADWHKLTGGKW; this is encoded by the coding sequence ATGGAATTTTTTATTGATACCGCAAGTATAGACGACATTAAAACTGCATCAGAGCAGGGTTTGATTGATGGTGTTACAACCAACCCGACTTTGCTTTCTCGCGAAGGCGGCGACTGGCGAGTTCGTGCAAAAGAAATTTTAGAGGTCGTTGACGGGCCTGTAAGTTTGGAAGTTGTAGCAGAAGATGCAGCGGGAATGATTGCTCAGGCGCATGATTTAAAAAAGATGGGCGATAATGTTGTTGTTAAGATTCCTATGACTTCAGAAGGATTAAAAGCTGTCAAAGCGCTTTCCGCAGAAGGCATTCACACCAACGTGACACTTGTTTTTTCTCCATTGCAGGCTCTGCTTGCCGCAAAAGCAGGCGGCACTTACGTAAGTCCATTCATTGGACGCCTTGATGCTATTGGCGACAGTGGTATGAATCTTGTGGAAGAAATTCGTACTATTTTTGATAATTACGGGTACACAACTAAAATTCTTGTTGCAAGCGTGCGGCATCCTATGCATGTGCTGGACGCAGCCTTAGTTGGAGCCGATGTGGCAACAGTTCCGTTTGCTGTGTTGCAGCAGTTTGTGCAGCATCCTCTTACAGATAAAGGGCTGGAAAGCTTTTTGGCAGATTGGCACAAATTGACTGGTGGTAAGTGGTAA
- a CDS encoding ABC transporter ATP-binding protein: MTNPLLSLTDIHYTYAGAAAPALSGANLELYPSSRLGVLGDNGSGKTTLFLTAMGILKPHKGCVTYAGSQLKDEKEFRTLRAEIGYLFQRSDDQLFSPTVIDDIAFGPLNLGKTANEALSTATEMLDLVGLKGFEHRITHKLSGGEKKMVALASILAMRPKALLLDEPTNDLDPATRERLISILASLDIALCIISHDWGFLDKTCTSFLKVENGMTKPTECIPHTHIHTHQGGDATHNHE, translated from the coding sequence ATGACCAATCCGCTACTTTCGCTTACCGATATCCACTATACCTATGCTGGCGCTGCTGCTCCTGCGCTCTCAGGCGCAAATCTGGAGCTATATCCTAGTTCCCGCCTTGGTGTACTGGGAGACAACGGCAGCGGCAAAACAACACTGTTTCTTACTGCCATGGGGATTTTAAAGCCGCACAAGGGCTGCGTAACCTATGCAGGCTCTCAATTAAAAGATGAAAAAGAATTTCGTACATTGCGCGCTGAAATTGGCTATCTGTTCCAGCGCTCCGACGACCAGCTTTTTTCTCCTACAGTCATAGACGATATTGCCTTTGGTCCTTTAAACCTTGGCAAAACAGCAAATGAAGCTCTCTCAACAGCAACAGAAATGCTTGACCTCGTAGGTCTTAAAGGCTTTGAACACCGCATAACGCATAAGTTATCTGGCGGTGAAAAAAAAATGGTCGCTCTTGCTTCAATTTTAGCAATGCGCCCCAAAGCCCTGCTTCTTGACGAACCGACAAACGACCTCGATCCTGCCACACGGGAACGGCTTATCAGCATTCTTGCCAGTCTTGATATTGCCCTCTGCATAATTTCGCACGACTGGGGATTTCTCGACAAAACATGCACGTCATTTCTCAAGGTCGAAAACGGAATGACAAAGCCGACAGAATGCATCCCGCACACACATATCCATACTCACCAAGGTGGCGATGCAACGCACAACCACGAATAA
- the cbiQ gene encoding cobalt ECF transporter T component CbiQ, translating to MALESFAEGTSPFHTMDAAAKIAAATIFSVCTAMLTTIPAAAVALIAGSTLLFIAQLPARILLRRLVFVNIFIGFLWLTLPVSTAGTPLFSWGGFTVTREGIDITLLITLKSNAIITAFIALLATSEVTDIGAGLAKLRVPQKLSLLFLFTWRYLHVILEEYKRLSTAATLRGFVPKTNSHTYKTYANLIAMVLIKSHDRAERVSNAMKLRGFTGTFHSLHRLPARKADTIVASVIGLTGVALLAADYFQLMELL from the coding sequence ATGGCACTTGAATCATTCGCCGAAGGCACAAGTCCATTTCATACTATGGATGCCGCAGCTAAAATTGCTGCTGCCACCATATTCTCTGTCTGCACTGCTATGCTGACAACCATTCCTGCTGCCGCTGTTGCACTGATTGCCGGGAGCACACTGCTCTTCATCGCTCAACTTCCAGCACGAATACTTTTAAGACGCCTTGTGTTCGTCAATATCTTTATAGGCTTTCTCTGGCTGACATTGCCAGTTTCAACAGCAGGCACTCCTCTTTTTTCATGGGGTGGATTCACCGTCACTCGCGAGGGTATTGACATTACCTTGCTGATTACACTCAAATCGAACGCGATTATCACAGCTTTCATTGCCCTGCTTGCAACATCGGAAGTTACAGATATCGGAGCAGGGCTAGCCAAACTTCGAGTTCCGCAGAAGCTCAGCTTATTGTTCCTTTTTACATGGCGCTATCTTCATGTAATTCTTGAAGAATACAAACGCCTGTCCACCGCCGCAACGCTACGCGGGTTTGTACCCAAAACCAACAGTCACACCTACAAAACCTATGCAAACCTCATTGCTATGGTGCTAATTAAAAGTCACGACAGAGCCGAAAGAGTTTCTAACGCAATGAAACTTCGTGGTTTTACAGGAACCTTCCACTCTCTGCACAGACTGCCCGCCCGCAAAGCCGATACAATTGTTGCGTCAGTCATTGGGTTAACAGGGGTAGCTTTACTTGCTGCCGATTATTTTCAGCTTATGGAGTTACTCTAA
- the cbiM gene encoding cobalt transporter CbiM encodes MHIAEGVLPPVILASCAALSAGGVFIGLKKLDSENLMTTAILSASFFVASLIHIPIGPVSGHLILNGLLGLLLGWVAFPAILIALTLQAILFQFGGITSLGVNTLNMALPPVICFYIFRPMFTKGTFSLRMAAFLCGMTAVALSALLTSGTLALGGDNFLNSAKILLASSVPVMIIEGLISAVIVTFLAKVSPQVFPFTIASPAQTTTPQATPSTTTE; translated from the coding sequence ATGCATATTGCCGAAGGTGTCCTTCCGCCCGTCATTCTTGCTTCCTGCGCTGCATTATCAGCAGGAGGAGTTTTTATCGGCTTGAAAAAGCTCGATTCTGAAAACCTTATGACGACAGCAATACTCTCAGCTTCTTTCTTTGTTGCTTCTCTTATCCATATCCCTATAGGACCTGTTTCCGGTCATCTAATTCTTAATGGATTGCTTGGATTACTTCTCGGCTGGGTAGCATTCCCTGCCATTCTCATTGCCCTTACGTTGCAAGCCATCCTGTTCCAATTTGGCGGCATCACAAGCCTAGGTGTCAACACGCTCAATATGGCGCTTCCGCCAGTCATCTGTTTTTATATTTTCCGACCAATGTTTACTAAGGGGACATTTTCCCTACGCATGGCAGCATTTCTGTGCGGTATGACAGCTGTTGCACTTTCAGCCTTGCTCACATCTGGCACACTGGCTCTTGGGGGCGATAACTTCCTCAATTCAGCAAAAATTTTATTGGCTTCCAGTGTACCTGTCATGATTATTGAGGGACTTATCTCCGCAGTTATTGTGACATTTCTTGCCAAGGTTAGCCCGCAGGTCTTCCCGTTCACTATTGCTTCACCAGCACAGACAACTACGCCCCAAGCAACACCTAGCACCACAACAGAGTAG